From Pleurocapsa sp. PCC 7319:
TATTTATAATCATGAATTAGCCTAATAATCGCGGTTTTAAAATTAAACTATTCCAATTTTTTCAGTAATCAATTAATTACTGAAATAGATTTTGCTGTCAATTTTTAATATAGCGATCGCCCAATAATAGTTAATCGAAAAAAATAGCTCGATTCTTACTATTTCAATCAACAAAAATTCAAACAAAAATAACCCCTTATCAGATCACAAAATATTTTTGCAAGAGTTCTAGCGTAGAACAAGTCGTTCAAATAGTGGCACTAGCCTGTGAATCTCCCGAAGAATCAGAAAGACCAGTAAGTCATTGGACAGCCAGAGAGTTAGCAGCAGAAGCAGTTAAAAGAGGAATAGTGTCAAAGATTTCCCCTCGAAGTGCGGGACGTTTTTTAACAAGAAGCCACACTAAAACCAGATCTCCATCGTTACTGGTTAAATCCCAAAATTGATGACCCCCTAAAATTTAAAAAGCAAGTCAAATATATCTGTCAACTGCATCAAAATGCCTTAAAGTTATTAGAACAAGGTATTCATTTGGTTAGTACCGATGAAATGACAGGTATTCAAGCTCTTGAAAGATTATTTCCAGCCAAACCAGGCAAGCCTAAACAAGTAGAGAAAATCGAATTTGAGTATGAACGCCACGGAACCTTAAGCTTAATTGCTAACTGGGATGTAGCCAGAGGAAAAGTACTTACTCCCTCTATCGGTGCAACTCGAACTGAACAAGATTTTTATGAACATATCCAGAAAACAATTCAGACTGATGAAAAAGGGTCATGGATTTTTATCGTGGATCAACTCAATACTCATAAATCAGAAAGTTTAGTTAATTTAGTAGCATCAAACTGTGGAATTACTACGGATTTAGGAGTTAAAGGGAAAGAAGGAATTTTAAAATCCATGACCAGCCGTGAGGCTTTTTTATCAGATGAATCACATCGGATTCGCTTTGTATATATTCCGAAACATACATTAGGGCTGAACCAAATTGAGTGTTGGTTTTCTATTTTAGTCAGGCGTTTGCTCAAAAGAAGTAGTTTCTGTTCGACTGAAGACCTGGAGCAAAAGATTCTGAATTTTATTGATTACTTTAATTGGCATTTTGCCAAGCCGTTTGTGTGGAAGTTTGAGGGTTTTAAAGATCATGATTAACTGGTGGATTATTTCCGCCTAGCTGCACTAGATTAACTTGGAGAGATCTAAAATCTAATCGCAATGGTTTGGGTCAGGTGACTCTGTTTGGCAAAGGAGGTAAAACCCGAACCGTATTACTGCCTGAAACCCTCTATCGCGATTTATTTAGCACCAGGACTAGTAAAGACCCAGAAGCAGCAGTTTTTGCCTCCCGCAAAGGTCATAAACCCCTTCAAGCCAGACAGATTAGAAAAATTGTTAACGATACCGCAGCAGAAGCAGGACTAAATGGTAGCGTTTCTCCCCATTGGCTGCGTCATTCTCATGCCAGTCACAGTCTCGATCGCGGTGCGCCACCCCAACTAGTTCAACAAACTTTGGGTCATCAATCTCTCCATACCCTTACTCGTTACGCCCACGCCCGTCCCAGTGACAGCAGTGGTTTGTATTTACCAAAGTGATTGAAAATTTACACGAAAGTTTTGTTCAACAAGCTAAAGTTCATAAGCCTAGATCAACACAGTGCTAATTATTAATTCATGGTCTGCGACTATTCGCATTCCTAGCATTTTTTTTCTCAATTAGCTCTTGGTTACGCCCTTTTAAATCATTTACTAATTGCGAAGGATAAGAAATTATAACCTTACTTTTTAAACGCTTACCTCTAGCTCGATCAAGTTTAATCCTAGCCTGCGAAAACAATAAAATTTTGTCTGGCATCTGTGTTAAATTACGGTGTTTTTTTAATTTATCAGCCTGCGTCTTTACTTGATTAATAAGATTCTTTCTAAAAGGAGCATATTTAGGATTTTTTCCTAATTGGCGGCGAAGCTGTTTAAATTTAGAATTCCATTTCACGTTTCCAAAATGGCTTTTTAACTCAATTACAAAACAATTATTTTCGGGAGAGGTAGCTACTATATCTATATCTCTTAATTTTTTTTGTTTAAATAAACGCAATAAGTAGTAAGACAGAATTAATTGTATATTTTAAGATAAAGTTTTAAGTGACTATTTTCAGGTTAAATTAAGGGGTCATTATAGGAGAAGTTGAGGCAATCGCTGAAAGTTCGGGAGAACCCAAAGTGCTCGGCGATCGCCTAAATAAAAGAAACCAGATTAAGATGAGATATATTAAGGGTTTAAACAAAGATACATTAAAACTTTTAAAGAGAATTTACCAGCAGAGTAAATATTATCAAGTAAGACAGAGAGCCCATTGTATTAAATTAAGTTATCAAGGCTATAAAATCTCAGAATTAAGGGAAATATTTCAAGTAAGTCGCAATACAATTTACAATTGGTTTAATGCTTGGGAATCATCTAAATTTTCGGGACTTTATAATAGTCCTGGTCGGGGAAGAAAAAAGCTATTTACTGTTGAGCAACAGCAACAAATAAAAAATTGGGTAAAAGACACGCCCAAAAATCTGGAAAAAGTCCAATCAAAAATTTTAAGAGAATGGGGAAACACCGTAAGTAAAAAGACTATAAAAAGAATAATCAAATCAGCTTATATGGGTTGGTCTAGAATCAAAAGAAGGGTAGGAGGAAATCCTATCCCTGAATTTTACGACCGAAAAGTCAAGGAATTAGACAAATTAAAAGAACAAGAGTCAACAGGAGAAATTGAAATTAGATACGTAGATGAAAGTGGTTTTTGTTTAATTCCATATATCCCTTATGCCTGGCAAGAAAGAAAACAAAAAATCGAAGTCCCTAGTCAACAAAGTAAAAGATTAAATGTCTTAGTACCTCTGTAGCTTCTGCAATATTTACAGAACGACAGTTAGCTTTAACCCAGTCTGGATTTAATGCTCGTCTAATAAGTAGCTCTTCAACGTGTTTTTTGTAGAGACGATTAACTTTACCGTTGAATTTTGGCTGAACGCTGAGAGATTGAATTATATTAGTCATTAGCTTTGCTACTTAATAATGGTTTAAGGAACAAGCTCAGGACAGACACATAATTTAATTTTTTTGGTAAAACTCTAAGGTTTATCTCTCGAATTTATAAGCCGATAGATTTGCGTTAAACAATTACAGTGGTTTACTTTCAGGGTATTTAAGGGCAAACGAGGTAAAATATCAGTTTTTAAGAAATCTTATTTCTATCCTGATTGTTTGTACTGTCGGCTAAGAGATTGATATGATATAAATGGGAGTGCAAAAGTTTTTTTGTTCATCCCATATTAAGACATCAGTACCAAATATGGTCTGTCTTGAACTTGTGTAAATGCAAAAGCGCCTTTTCTTTCCACAGAGCAGGGCGTTTTTGTATTTTTTGGGTACAAGACTATTTGATTATCACCTAGATTAGGTATTTTTGTGATGAAGCGTGCAAATAAGTTAAGAGAAATTAACCTGTCTCAACGATAAATACTTATTTTTAGTTTCAACTATTCGTATACTCCGTCTAAATTAAGCGCAGCGACATTGGACGGAGTTTTGGTTTGATTATTTATTGAACAGGAGCAATACACCTATGCACCCTAGCAATGTTATAACTGGAATAATCCAAGCAATCATAACGGTTTGATGGGCATATCTTCTGGCTGTTTCGGTCTGAATCACTAATTGTTTCTGCTTGGTTAACAAAACCGAAGTAGAGTTGACCAAACCAGTTGAGATAGTTTGAAGATTCTGATGTTCTCTGGCTAATCCTGACAAAACTTCAATCAGTTTGGTATCTAAATTCTGTTGATTCTTCTGAATATTTTGTAGTTGATCTTTTAACTGCTCATTAATCCAGTTGGAAGTATCAACTATCTGGGTTGTATAAGCTTCTACCGATTCTTCCAACTCGGTTTTTGCCTTGACTATCTTCTCCCCAGAACCACCCAACACCTCAACAGCAGCAATATTCTGTGCCACACAGAAATAGAAATCAAACAACTCATTATCAACAAAATACCGATTGTTATTCAGCCATTGATATACTCGCTCGCGAACTTTTGACTCTTCATTCTTGAGTCGATCATCGATCAATTGCTGAAGTTCATTCTGCTGCTGAGATAAAGTTGGCTTCTTCAAATAAGTCACTAATCCAACCTCAAACTTTCAATATTGAAACCAGCATCATCAAATACCTTGTAGACTCGTCGCATATATCCACGTAATCCAGCCAATTGAGCTGTACTAAACTCCGAATGTCTTCTGGCTTCAGTAAAACTTAGAGCATTCTTATAAACCGTTGTGGCAGTATCTAATCTCAACTTAGGTAGATCAATTACTTTCAGCTTATATTCAGCTATCAACTTGGGCGTAATAAACTGGTCAAAACTATCCCAGTCTTCACATCGACCTAAATTCCTGACTAATATATGTTTGGCATTATTCTCAACAAATTCTAGCGTTCTGAAAAAACCCTCATAGCATTCAGTTGAATCATCCAAAACATACCAATTCTGAATCTCAACATCTAAATCTTTTGATGCTTCTAAAATATCGCTTGCTGTCAGCCAATGATTAAACGCTTCTTCCACATTCCCTGGCAAGTCTACCAAGACCAATTTCTCTAAAGCCAAGTCCAAAATGCGGTCTGGTATCTTCAAATTCTTATCCAATTCACTAAAGCGAGTTGGTAGGGCAAATTCAGGATGAGCTTTCAAAAAACTTTCCTGTCTATCAGCATCCACAGCATAGAAATCTAACTCTGATTCTAAGCAATATGCAGCCTTTAATTTAGATAGCAATGTCTTCCCCACACCACCTTTCTTACAGTTAGAGATTTGAATACCTGGACGGGTGGGAATTATTTCAGATGTTGATTGTCCTGGTTTAGTTTGAACTTTCATATTTGGTTAATTACTTACTCGCAAATAACTTATCTACTGCCGAGCGCTTTCTATCTGGTTTATCAGTTTCATTACGAACTTCTTGCTTTATTTCTTCTGGCAGTTTTGGAGGCAATATCGAATTAACAGTATTAGGTATTTCTTCTGCTTCTTGATTTAAGGAGCGACGATACTCAGTGTGATATTGCTTTAGGGTAGCTGTACTAATCTTGACTCCTGATTCTGTAATTGATTCCGCCAAGTCATCATATTCACATCCTCTAGCTAAGGCTGCTTCAATTCTTCAATGCAACTTAGCAACTAGCGTTCTTAAATATCCTGGTTTTGATGCCTTATCTTTGGTCTTATCTATCCTTTTCGCGATCGCTTTTTCTATTGGACTTAGTTCAGACTGATTCATTTTCTGTTTGTAGCAATAACTCTGATATTATTCAGTCAGATATTTTATCAATTAAACAATAGCTCGAATTAAAAAAAATTCACTTTCAGTGTGACAGATTATGTTTAAAAAGACTGGTTTTATACTGGCTAAAATCCCACACCTGATGCACCCTTGGTAAGAATAAAATAAATTATCGTTATTTTTTAAATAAATATAGATAAGGTGTTTTTGGATATTTTAAAATATTAATAATAAGATATGTAAACTAGTTTTTAAATAGTAGTTTTTAAAAGTAAAAAGTGTCACCATCAAAAAAAGCAAATCAATGGGCAGCAGTTTACTGTCTTGGGCTTTGACGAGCGTGGGCAAATAAAAATACAAACCAAAGGAAAAACTCAGACGGTTAATCCTGATGCTCTTCTTTATTCTGACTATCGCTACGTTGATACAGTTCACAGCAGCCAAGGGAAAACTGCTAACCACTGCATTTATGCTGCGGGTTCTGGTAAATCTCTCACTGTAGTCATGTTCATGAAGCAGCTAGACCTGAAACTATGGCAGCAGCTTTGATTCCACAAGAGTCTGAAAAAGAACCTTTTTTCTCTAATGCAGGGAGAGCGGTAATGGCAGAGTTATTTCACCAGACTAAAAGCAATCAGGAACTATGGGAGTTATTAAAAAGTGATACCAAAACTTTAAGCTCATTTATCTCAGGAACTTTGGCTGCTAGATATTTGGGAGAAGAAAGAGCAGCAACTTCTGTACTGTCTACTGCTTCTAACTACTGTCAGTTCTACGCTTGCCCAACTCAGCCTCAGAATAAAGCTCTTAGTTTTTATGAATGGGGTGGGAGCGATAGTCCTAGTTGGATCTTTGTTACCTTAAGAGAAGACGAGTCTGAATTGCTTAGACCTCTCCATAGCTTGATTTTTGAATTGATGCTTAAAGGTTTACTATCCAATATAAATCGATCTAGAAAGACGGCAATTATTATCGATGAATTGGGTGCATTGAATCAACTTCCCAGTCTACATCGACTACTGAGTGAAAGCCGTAGATTTTTAGGTTGTCCTATTTTAGGTACTCAAACCGAGGCTCAGATAATCGATAAATACGGGCTGCAACAGACACGGACTATTTTACAGGGAACCTCACGGGGTGACAGAGGAGTTAAAAGGAAGACGAGCAGTTAAATGTAGCGGTGTGATGGTAGAAAAAAGGGGTAAAAATTATTGAGAATTACCCCTAAACAAAAATGTTGCCAGGATTCTATCACAAATGTATGGAGAAGTTATTGACCCCAAGGCAATATGCAACCCTAAGAATAGTCGTACTACTATTACAAAACTATAGAACAATTCAGATTGAAAAACTGGCTTCGCTCCTACCGATTCCGCTCAAATATCAAAGCCGTCGTCGTCATCTACAAAGATTTTTGATGTTACCAAAGTTAACACCTAAATGTATTTGGTTTCCCATCATCAAAAAATGGTTAAAAATCAACCAAACTAACAAGAGAATTTGCTATGTAGCAATTGATAGAACTAGATGGAAGGAGCGAAATTTATTTGTAGTCAGCCTAATCAAAAATAAAAGAGGTATACCTTTACATTGGATCTTACTAAATAAAAAAGGAAATAGTAATATTGCCGAGCAAAAAAGGTTACTCAAATCCACATTGAGATTATTAAAAGGATATCAAGTAGTCATAATTGGAGATAGAGAATTTGGCAATATTAATCTAGCAGACTGGCTCTCTAAGCGAAATTGCAAGTATGTATTGAGAACTAAAAACAATAAATACATCCAAGAAAAAGGAAAGGATTATCAACAATTAAAGTCTTTAGGATTAGCTCCAGGAAACTCTAGTTATTATAAGCAAGTTAAATTTACCAAACAACCAGGAATGAGTCGAGTAAATAGGGAGCATCCCATTTCGGAAGAAAAACAGAAGAAGTAGAGAAATAAGAACAATGAAGGTCAAACTGAAAGAAGACTTGAGTTATAAGGAAGGTTAATGACTCCATCAGAGAAAGTACGTGTTCAAGAGTGTGTCCAAGAACTATCAGAGATTTTGTATCGTAATACTCCATTAGACAAATGCCAGACCTTGGAGGATATAGAGAAATCAGTTAGAGAACATCTCTTGGAATCAGTCGGACCCAAGATGGCATTTTTTTTATCGAACAAAAAACTCAAACAAACATTGGAAAAGAGCGAATAATCAAAAGCTCGGTCGGAAAATTACGTTTACGTCGTCGACAATTAGAAAAGCTAGGTGTAGAAGCAAGAACCCGTATTAGTCCTTTGCTTCAAAAATGTTGTCTATGTTTGAGTGCTAATGAATCATTTTCTCAAGCAGAGCAAGACTTGTTTCTACTGACAGGGATAAAAGTAGGACATAGCACCTTACAGAGACATGTCTATACAGAAAAAGAGCATTTAGATTTTCCTGATAGCCCAATAGCTATCAACGAGGTATGCCTTGATGGAGGCAAAGTGAGATTGAGAACTCCAAACCGTGGAGACAAATGTGAGTGGCGGGATTATCAAGCAGCACGTTTATCAGCAGTCTATTACGGAGCAACGTTCCGAAGAAAGGAAGAGTTAACCGCATGGATTAATTCCCAAGTACTAACAAATCCTCTAATCTGTTTGGGAGATGGTCATTCGGGAGTATGGAATCTTTTTAGTCAAATTGCTAGCACACCACAACGACATGAAATTTTGGATTGGTTTCATCTCAAGGAAAACTTATTTAAGGTTGGCGGTTCACTGAAACGTTTGAGACAGGTAGAAACATTTTTATGGCAAGGAAAAATCGAGCAAGCGATCACTTTATTGAAACAAGAATGCCCTAAACGAGCGCCAAAATTTCTAGCTTATGTCGAAAAACATCGCCATCGTCTGGTTAATTATGAGTCGCTGCCAACTGAGCATCATATTTCAATTGGCTCTGGTGCGGTTGAATCGGCTATTAAACAACTCGATCGCCGTTTGAAAATTTCAGGAGCGCAATGGAATTCTAATTCTGTTAGCCCAATGCTGCGATTACGCTGTGCTTATCTTAACGGGCAAATTACTGCTTAGTCTATTTGCCAAAATGGGATGCTCCCAGTAAATATTGCTTTATATTGGCATAAAAGTACTAAAGGAAAAAAGAAGAATGAGGGCTGGTATTTAATTAATAATTTGTCTAATTTAAAGCAAGCAATTAAAGCTTACAAAAAGCGAATGGGAATCGAGGCAATGTTCAAAGATTGTAAATCTGGGGGGTATAATTTAGAGCAATGTCAAGGGAACGATAAGCGTTTATTATCTTTAATTTTACTGATAGCAATTGCTTATACTTGTGCCAGGGCTATTTCATTCTAAATGGTAGGATAACCATGTTAAGTTAGAATCGAATTGAATAAATGAATCAAATCGCACTTCTAGATGTCTTTGAGGGAATGCCAGACTGTAGAAGAAAACAAGGAAGAAGACATTCACTAAAATTGTGTTTAGCTTTGTTTACCTTGGCGGTGGCTGCGGGAAATCAAGGGTTTCTGGCGATAGGAGATTGGCTCTCGTCTTATAGCAGACAGTTAAAGGAACTGTTTGGCGTAGAGCGGTTGCCATCCTACAGTACCATTAGAAGAGCCTTGCTGGGTCTAGATTATGAAGAGTATTCATCTAGATTAGCTCGTTTTTTGGAGATTACTCCCAGAGAAGGGGAAACTTTAGCTGTCGATGGCAAAGTCTTGAGAGGCTCATACTTGTTATCGGAAGACAATCCTAACTGTGAGCCACATCAAGCGATAACGTTGGTTAGTGCTTACTTGGTCGAAAGAGGATTAATTTTAAGACCGCAGGAAGTCGAGAATAAGAGTAACGAAATTAAGGCGGTACCGCAGTTAATCGAAGCTTTAGCACTAAAAGGTGTCGTAGTGGCATTTGATGCCATGAACACCCAAAAAAACAGTAAAAACAATTGTCAAGAGTGGGAATCATTACTTAGCAGCAGTCAAAGGTAATCAGCCTCAGCTTTTTCCAACTATTCAATGGCATTTTATCCCAGAAGACAGTTTGAACAGATCAATTCAGGACATGGACGGATTGAAAAACGAAGAGTAAGTATCGCTCGAATCAGTCTTCATCTGACGGATTGGTTAGCAGTCAAAACAATTATTAAGGTTGAATCTGAACGTAAAACGAAATCTAAAATAGAATTTAATAACAGATATTATATTTCTGACTTAAAAGAAACAGCATTTCAGTTTTACCAAAGAATTCGTGGTTATTGGGGAGTTGAGAACAAAGTTCACTATGTAAGAGATGTAACTCAAGGTGAAGATAAATCGAGAATTCGTACCACTCCATTACCTCAAATCATGGCGATCGCGAGAAATTTAGCCCTAAATTTATATCGAGATGCTGGATTTTCTAATATGGCTCAAGCAGAACGAAAATGTAAGTATGGTCTTGAGCGCATTTTGGAAATTTTTAGAATGAAATAGCCCTGCCCTTATGCCTGGCAAGAAAGAAAACAAAAAATCGAAGTCCCTAGTCAACAAAGTAAAAGATTAAATGTCTTAGGCTTTTTAAGCAGACAAAATGAACTAGAAGTATACACTTTTAAATGCAGTATTAATAGTGACGTCATTGTAGCCTGTATAGACCAATTTTGTGAAAAAATCACCAAAAAGACCATTCTAATCATGGATAATGCTTCAATCCATCAAAATAACTTTCTCTGGAATAAGGAAGCAGAGTGGTCAGAAAAAGGACTAGAGATTTTCTTTCTACCAACTTATTCCCCTCATTTGAATATCATAGAAATTCTCTGGCGTTTTATTAAGTATAAGTGGTTAGAAAGTGATGCTTATGAAAGTTATTCTGCTTTAGTAGATGCTGTCGAAAATATTCTCAAAAACTTTGGTACGGAATATACAATTAATTTTGTCTAGGTACTTACTTGTTACTCATTACTCATTACTTCGTTTATTTAAGTAACCTACACCAACAGGATTTAGTATAAGCCCCCTCTCCTAGTAGCAGAAGAGGGAGGTAAGAGGATTGTTAAACAGGCATCCCCAAGATATCTTCAATCTTAGGCATTTCTGACAAAGGAATTACTCGCCCTTCATCTTCAAAATTCTCAATTTGGTCAAAGTTGAGATAACGGTATAAATCTCCTTCAAAGGGAGCAATTTTCTCTTTCACAACTGCCATATATTCCTCGACAGTCGGTATTTTACCCAACAAAGCACATACAGCAGCCAATTCTGCTGAACCAAGATATACTTGCGCGCCTTTACCCATACGATTGTTGAAGTTACGGGTAGAAGTAGAGAACACAGTGGCGTTATCTTCGACACGGGCTTGATTACCCATGCAGAGTGAACAGCCAGGCATTTCAGTACGTGCACCAGCAGCAGCAAATATGCCATAGACTCCTTCTTCACGCAATTGTTTTTCATCCATGCGAGTGGGAGGACAGATCCATAAACGTCCTTTAACTACTCCTGCACCTTCGAGAATTTTTGCCGCAGCACGATAGTGACCAATATTTGTCATGCAAGAACCAATAAATACTTCATCTACTTTGTCTCCTGCACATTCAGACATTAATTTAACGTTATCAGGATCGTTAGGTGCTGCAACTATAGGCTCTTTGATTTCATTAAGATTAACTTCAATGATGTCTGCATATTCAGCATCTTCATCGGCGGACATTAATTCTGGGTTAGCTAACCACTGTTCCATTTTGGCGACGCGACGCATAATAGTACGGGCATCTTGATAACCACGGGCAACCATGTTTTTCAACAAAGCAACATTAGAGCGTAAATATTCAGCTACTGTTTCTTCACTTAGCTTGATGGTACTTCCAGAACAAGAACGTTCGGCAGTTGCATCAGTCAGTTCAAACGCTTGTTCAACTTTGAGGTCGGGTAAACCTTCCATTTCCATCACCCGTCCGTTAAAGACGTTTTTCTTATTGGCTTTGGCAACGGTGAGTTTTCCTTCTTGGATAGCTACCCAAGGAATAGCGTTAACAATGTCTCTGAGAGTTACTCCAGGCTGTAATTCTCCTGTAAAGCGGACTAAAACAGATTCAGGCATATCTAAAGGCATTACACCCAAAGCAGAGGCAAAAGCCACCAACCCCGAACCAGCGGGAAATGAAATACCTAAGGGGAAACGGGTATGAGAATCACCACCAGTCCCAACGGTGTCAGGCAACAACATTCTATTCATCCAAGAGTGAATAATACCGTCTCCAGGGCGTAATGCTACTCCACCACGGGTAGAGAAGAAGTCTGGGAGATCTTTATGGGTTTGAATATCTACGGGTTTAGGATAGGCTGCGGTATGACAAAAAGTTTGCAAAGTTAAATCAGCATTGAACCCCAAACAAGCTAATTCTTTTAACTCGTCCCGTGTCATCGGTCCTGTTGTATCTTGAGAACCAACAGTAGTCATAATAGGTTCGCAGGATGTACCAGGGCGAACACCAGGTAAACCGCAAGCTTTACCCACCATTTTTTGCGCTAAAGTAAATCCTTTACCAGTATTTTCAGGCATGGAGGGACGGGTAAAGATTTCTGAGACATCTAACCCCAGTGCTTCACGAGTTTTATCTGTTAATGCTCGACCAATTAATAAGGGAATACGCCCCCCTGCACGCACTTCGTCAGCGATAGTATCTGGTTTGAGACTGAAGCTAGAGATAACTTCACCAGACTCGTTAGTAATTTCACCTTTGTAGGGATGTATGGTGATAATATCACCACTTTCCAGCTGGCTAACGTCACATTCAATTGGTAATGCACCTGAATCTTCAGCAGTATTGAAGAATATAGGAGCAATTTTATTACCTAAGATATAGCCACCAGCTCTTTTATTGGGAACAAAAGGAATTTCATCGCCAATATGCCATAAAACGGAGTTGATTGCAGATTTACGAGAAGAACCAGTTCCCACTACGTCCCCAACATAAGCAACGGGATGTCCTTTTTCTTTCAACTTAGCAATAGTCTCTAGCCCTTCTGGCATTTTAGACTCCAACATTGCTAAAGCGTGGAGGGGAATGTCGGGACGAGTAGTAGCATGGGGAGCGGGAGATAAGTCATCGGTGTTGGTTTCTCCAGGTACTTTAAAGACCGTAACAGTAATCGCTTTCGCCAACTTGGGACGGCTGATAAACCATTCGGCATTTGCCCAAGAATCAATTACCTGTTTAGCATAGGGATTGACATCAGCTAATTCTAAAACGTCATTGAAGGCATCAAAGACTAATAGGGTTTTACTCAATGCTGCTGCTGCTTCCGAAGCAATACTGGGATCGTTAGATTTGAGCAAATCTACTAAAGATTGGACATTATAACCGCCCATCATCGTGCCTAATAAGTCTACTGCTCCTTGAGACGAAATTATCGGACACGTAATCTCACCTTTAGCTACAGCAGTCAAGAAACCTGCTTTGACATAGGCTGCATCATCCACACCAGGAGGAACTCTATCTCGAAGTAATTTTAATAATTCTCCTTTCTCGTCTTCGGGAGGATTTTTTAACAGCTCACATAATTCTGAGGTTTGTTGGGCAGTTAAGGGTAAAGGTGGAATACCTAAAGCGGCTCTTTCGGCAGCATGTTTTCTATATTTTTCTAGCATCTAAAAGTTCTCCTCTCTATATGTAGATTTATTACAGGACAATTTATTGTCTCACTCGATCTCCCTAAATAAGAGAGATTAAACCATAAAAGATTGATAATACAGTTATTGCAGATACGTTTTCTTATAATGTATCGAGTATTGAAGATAATTGGCTAGACGGTTTTTTAGGGTTTGATGATGGATGTAGTGCTCGGCTTTGCTGCATACCCTCTATGGTAACAAGACCTATACCTCGATGAATCTTTTTCTAGGTAAAGCGATCGCTTAAATACAATTACAATATCGATAATGAGCATCTAGGTAAAATCATGATTGCTTCTCCAGACAAATCCTATTTAACTCCAGAAGAATATCTTCAGTTAGAAGCAGCTAGCGATTCTAAACACGAATATATTAATGGTGAAATCTATGCCATGGCTGGTGCGACAGATACTCATGTGACTATTGCATTGAATATAGCTGTTATGTTACGTAACCATTTAAGAGGTTCTGGATGTAGAGTATTTATTTCTGATATGAAAGTCAGGATCGAAACCAAAAATCGTTTTTATTACCCTGATGTAATGGTAACTTGTGAGCTAAAAGACAGAGAAAATAGCACTTATAAACAGTTTCCTCGTTTAATCATTGAAGTGTTATCTGATTCTACTGAAGC
This genomic window contains:
- a CDS encoding type IV secretion system DNA-binding domain-containing protein, which translates into the protein MAAALIPQESEKEPFFSNAGRAVMAELFHQTKSNQELWELLKSDTKTLSSFISGTLAARYLGEERAATSVLSTASNYCQFYACPTQPQNKALSFYEWGGSDSPSWIFVTLREDESELLRPLHSLIFELMLKGLLSNINRSRKTAIIIDELGALNQLPSLHRLLSESRRFLGCPILGTQTEAQIIDKYGLQQTRTILQGTSRGDRGVKRKTSS
- a CDS encoding transposase, whose amino-acid sequence is MLPVNIALYWHKSTKGKKKNEGWYLINNLSNLKQAIKAYKKRMGIEAMFKDCKSGGYNLEQCQGNDKRLLSLILLIAIAYTCARAISF
- a CDS encoding transposase, with the translated sequence MTGIQALERLFPAKPGKPKQVEKIEFEYERHGTLSLIANWDVARGKVLTPSIGATRTEQDFYEHIQKTIQTDEKGSWIFIVDQLNTHKSESLVNLVASNCGITTDLGVKGKEGILKSMTSREAFLSDESHRIRFVYIPKHTLGLNQIECWFSILVRRLLKRSSFCSTEDLEQKILNFIDYFNWHFAKPFVWKFEGFKDHD
- a CDS encoding nuclease-related domain-containing protein, which translates into the protein MRLFKQKKLRDIDIVATSPENNCFVIELKSHFGNVKWNSKFKQLRRQLGKNPKYAPFRKNLINQVKTQADKLKKHRNLTQMPDKILLFSQARIKLDRARGKRLKSKVIISYPSQLVNDLKGRNQELIEKKNARNANSRRP
- a CDS encoding ISKra4 family transposase (programmed frameshift), translating into MTPSEKVRVQECVQELSEILYRNTPLDKCQTLEDIEKSVREHLLESVGPKMAFFFIEQKTQTNIGKERIIKSSVGKLRLRRRQLEKLGVEARTRISPLLQKCCLCLSANESFSQAEQDLFLLTGIKVGHSTLQRHVYTEKEHLDFPDSPIAINEVCLDGGKVRLRTPNRGDKCEWRDYQAARLSAVYYGATFRRKEELTAWINSQVLTNPLICLGDGHSGVWNLFSQIASTPQRHEILDWFHLKENLFKVGGSLKRLRQVETFLWQGKIEQAITLLKQECPKRAPKFLAYVEKHRHRLVNYESLPTEHHISIGSGAVESAIKQLDRRLKISGAQWNSNSVSPMLRLRCAYLNGQITA
- a CDS encoding IS630 family transposase, whose translation is MRYIKGLNKDTLKLLKRIYQQSKYYQVRQRAHCIKLSYQGYKISELREIFQVSRNTIYNWFNAWESSKFSGLYNSPGRGRKKLFTVEQQQQIKNWVKDTPKNLEKVQSKILREWGNTVSKKTIKRIIKSAYMGWSRIKRRVGGNPIPEFYDRKVKELDKLKEQESTGEIEIRYVDESGFCLIPYIPYAWQERKQKIEVPSQQSKRLNVLVPL
- a CDS encoding transposase, with the protein product MLPGFYHKCMEKLLTPRQYATLRIVVLLLQNYRTIQIEKLASLLPIPLKYQSRRRHLQRFLMLPKLTPKCIWFPIIKKWLKINQTNKRICYVAIDRTRWKERNLFVVSLIKNKRGIPLHWILLNKKGNSNIAEQKRLLKSTLRLLKGYQVVIIGDREFGNINLADWLSKRNCKYVLRTKNNKYIQEKGKDYQQLKSLGLAPGNSSYYKQVKFTKQPGMSRVNREHPISEEKQKK